Proteins from a single region of Fusobacterium russii ATCC 25533:
- the lspA gene encoding signal peptidase II — MIYVFLFLIMLVIDQYTKYIIDTNFLLGESSVVIDGFFNLTYVQNRGMAFGLFQGKIDIVSIIALFAVLIILGFFIKNFKKMSILERIAYTMIFSGAIGNMIDRFLRGYVIDMLDFRGIWSFIFNFADVWINIGVILIIVEYIFFGRKKEK; from the coding sequence ATGATTTATGTATTTTTATTTTTAATAATGCTTGTGATTGACCAATACACGAAATATATAATAGACACAAATTTTTTACTTGGAGAGTCAAGTGTTGTAATAGATGGATTTTTTAACTTGACATATGTTCAAAATAGAGGTATGGCTTTTGGACTTTTTCAAGGAAAGATAGATATAGTCAGCATAATTGCACTATTTGCTGTTTTAATTATACTGGGTTTCTTTATAAAAAATTTTAAGAAAATGAGCATACTGGAAAGAATTGCATATACAATGATTTTTTCAGGAGCAATAGGAAATATGATAGATAGATTTTTACGTGGCTATGTGATAGATATGTTAGATTTTAGAGGAATTTGGTCTTTTATATTTAATTTTGCAGATGTATGGATAAATATAGGAGTAATTCTTATAATTGTGGAATATATATTCTTTGGCAGAAAAAAAGAGAAGTAG
- the glyQ gene encoding glycine--tRNA ligase subunit alpha yields MTFQEIILTLQKFWGEKGCVIGNPYDVETGAGTFNPDTFLMSLGPEPWNIAYVEPSRRPKDGRYGENPNRVYQHHQFQVIMKPSPENIQELYLESLVALGINPKEHDIRFVEDNWESPTLGAWGLGWEVWLDGMEITQFTYFQQVGGIELEVTPAELTYGLERIALYLQDKDNVYDLEWTKGVKYGERRFQYEYEMSKYSFEVADVKMHFTLFDMYEKEALNALENKLVLPAYDYVLKCSHAFNNLDARGAISTTERMSYILRVRDLAKRCAEQFVEIRKNLGYPLLKK; encoded by the coding sequence ATGACTTTTCAAGAAATAATACTGACACTTCAAAAATTTTGGGGTGAAAAGGGTTGTGTAATAGGAAATCCTTATGATGTGGAAACAGGTGCAGGAACATTCAATCCTGACACTTTTTTGATGTCCCTTGGACCTGAGCCATGGAACATAGCTTATGTAGAGCCGTCAAGAAGACCTAAAGATGGAAGATACGGTGAGAATCCTAATAGAGTATATCAACATCATCAATTTCAAGTAATTATGAAACCATCTCCTGAAAATATTCAGGAGCTATATTTAGAGAGTTTAGTTGCATTGGGAATAAATCCTAAAGAACATGATATAAGATTTGTTGAAGATAACTGGGAAAGTCCAACTCTAGGTGCATGGGGACTTGGCTGGGAAGTATGGCTGGATGGTATGGAAATTACTCAATTTACATATTTTCAACAAGTTGGAGGTATAGAATTAGAAGTAACACCAGCAGAGTTAACTTATGGTTTGGAGAGAATAGCACTCTATTTACAGGATAAGGATAATGTCTATGATTTGGAATGGACTAAGGGTGTAAAATATGGTGAAAGAAGATTCCAATATGAATATGAAATGTCAAAGTACAGCTTTGAAGTGGCAGATGTTAAAATGCATTTCACTTTATTTGATATGTATGAGAAAGAGGCCTTAAATGCTTTGGAAAATAAATTGGTATTGCCGGCTTATGACTATGTTTTAAAATGCTCACATGCTTTTAATAATCTTGATGCAAGAGGAGCTATAAGTACAACAGAAAGGATGTCATATATTTTAAGAGTTAGAGATTTAGCAAAAAGATGTGCAGAACAATTTGTTGAAATTAGGAAAAATTTGGGCTACCCATTATTAAAAAAATAA
- the glyS gene encoding glycine--tRNA ligase subunit beta, giving the protein MDFLFEIGLEELPSRYVDEAENNLKKLAENELKIERIKYSTVESFSTPRRVAIIIKDISEKQEDLNKKSIGPSVEIAYKDGVLTKAGEGFIKSQGATEKEVKIIENEKGKYISIEQFIPGKSTKEVLAEILANIIKKIEFEKSMKWGANTFRFARPIKWFVALLDGEILNFEFEGIKAGNKTRGMRYFASQEIEISKPNEYEKKLRENYVIPKKVDRKAEILRSVRENCEKDGEQAVVNDYLLEEVVNLVEYPYAIKGEFNKDYLFLPEQIITITMETHQRYFPVRDANKKLKNKFVVIRNAPEYSETVKKGNEKVIEPRLSDARFFYEEDLKIPLDSNVEKLKTVIFQKDLGTIYAKMKRSEKIANYLINKLGYTDKKEDILRTVKLAKADLVSNMIGEKEFTKLQGFMGADYALKLGEKDNVSLGIKEHYYPRFQGDLLPSGIEGIITGLSDRVDTLVGCFGVGLIPTGSKDPYALRRAALGIVNVIVASNLDISLKELVNVALDALEADGVLKLGREKTETDVLDFFKQRIINVLSDLKYSRDIILAVVDKNFDNITDVLEKVKAILEYSKKEDFSKLLQTIKRVGNISRDNNGNKIKEALFQNDYERVLWEKSKALSSSVEKLLSQRDYTEYLKAILNISEDIDKYFENTIVMDENKDIRANRVNQMTYLMNIFTQMAYLNKLD; this is encoded by the coding sequence GTGGATTTTCTTTTTGAAATAGGTTTAGAAGAATTACCTTCAAGATATGTAGATGAAGCGGAAAATAACTTGAAAAAATTAGCAGAAAATGAATTAAAAATAGAAAGAATAAAATATTCGACAGTGGAATCATTCAGTACACCAAGAAGAGTAGCAATAATAATAAAGGACATTTCTGAAAAACAGGAAGATTTAAATAAAAAGAGCATAGGTCCTTCAGTGGAAATTGCTTATAAAGATGGAGTTTTAACTAAGGCAGGAGAAGGCTTTATAAAATCTCAAGGTGCGACAGAGAAGGAAGTTAAAATAATAGAAAATGAAAAAGGTAAGTATATTTCTATTGAGCAATTTATTCCTGGGAAGTCAACTAAAGAAGTTTTAGCGGAAATACTTGCTAATATCATAAAAAAAATAGAATTTGAAAAATCAATGAAATGGGGAGCAAACACTTTCAGATTTGCAAGACCAATCAAATGGTTTGTAGCTTTATTAGACGGTGAAATTTTGAACTTTGAATTTGAAGGGATAAAAGCTGGGAATAAAACAAGAGGTATGAGATATTTTGCTAGTCAGGAAATAGAAATATCAAAGCCTAATGAGTATGAAAAGAAATTGAGAGAAAATTATGTAATTCCTAAAAAAGTGGATAGAAAGGCAGAAATATTAAGAAGTGTTAGGGAAAATTGTGAAAAAGATGGGGAGCAAGCTGTAGTAAATGACTATCTTTTAGAGGAAGTTGTAAACTTAGTGGAATATCCTTATGCAATTAAAGGAGAATTTAATAAGGATTATTTATTCCTTCCTGAACAAATAATAACAATTACAATGGAAACTCATCAAAGATATTTTCCCGTGAGAGATGCTAATAAAAAATTGAAAAATAAATTTGTAGTAATAAGAAATGCACCTGAATATTCCGAAACAGTTAAAAAAGGTAATGAAAAGGTTATAGAGCCAAGACTATCAGATGCAAGATTTTTCTATGAGGAAGACCTAAAAATTCCTTTGGATAGCAATGTGGAAAAATTAAAGACAGTTATTTTCCAAAAAGATTTAGGAACTATCTATGCAAAGATGAAAAGAAGTGAAAAAATAGCAAATTATCTTATAAATAAACTTGGATATACAGATAAAAAAGAGGATATACTGAGAACTGTAAAACTAGCTAAGGCTGATTTAGTTTCTAATATGATAGGAGAAAAGGAATTTACAAAACTTCAAGGTTTTATGGGAGCCGACTATGCTCTTAAACTTGGGGAGAAAGATAATGTTTCTTTGGGAATAAAAGAACATTATTACCCAAGATTCCAAGGTGATTTACTTCCCAGTGGAATAGAAGGAATAATAACAGGTCTATCAGATAGAGTGGATACTTTAGTTGGTTGTTTTGGAGTGGGATTAATACCAACAGGTTCTAAGGATCCATATGCTCTTAGAAGAGCTGCATTGGGGATTGTAAATGTTATAGTAGCCTCAAATTTAGATATCTCATTAAAGGAATTAGTTAATGTAGCTCTGGATGCCTTGGAAGCTGATGGAGTATTAAAGTTAGGCAGAGAAAAAACGGAAACTGATGTATTAGACTTCTTTAAACAAAGAATTATAAATGTACTCTCAGATTTGAAATATTCAAGAGATATAATTTTAGCTGTTGTTGATAAAAATTTTGACAATATAACAGATGTTTTAGAAAAAGTAAAAGCTATATTGGAATACTCTAAGAAAGAAGATTTTTCAAAGCTTTTACAGACAATAAAAAGAGTGGGAAATATTTCAAGAGATAACAATGGAAATAAGATAAAAGAAGCATTATTCCAAAATGACTATGAGAGAGTTTTATGGGAAAAATCAAAAGCTCTGTCGTCATCAGTAGAAAAATTATTATCTCAAAGAGATTATACGGAATATTTAAAAGCAATACTTAATATCTCTGAAGATATAGATAAATATTTTGAAAATACTATCGTTATGGATGAAAATAAGGATATCAGAGCTAATAGAGTAAATCAAATGACTTATTTGATGAATATTTTTACACAAATGGCTTATTTAAATAAGTTGGATTAA